A region from the Kineothrix sp. IPX-CK genome encodes:
- a CDS encoding PLP-dependent aminotransferase family protein has protein sequence MLGIQLNRKSELKLWRQIYRFMKELMLAGKLKAGEAVPSTRELAKELNVSRNTVCEAYDMLISEGYLISSQGTFTRVADNLCMESAIPTISPKIKRRPDRPIAVSFRTGRPDLNQFPRFLWQQLLHKASGEISLDAFGYAGPQGLPELREEIAAWLFRSRGLEILPDNIFITAGATHGLHIAADILCRNSKNILIEDPCHVGMLGTFINKGCAIVPIPVDAKGMQTDHLSKCGSTGPIYVTPSHQFPLGGILPATRRAELIRFARENDLYIIEDDYDSEFRYGGESVAPLYTMDPQRVIYVGTFSKTVFPALRIGYVILPNQLQKRWHELRTHTDVQNPPFEQAALAEFLRSGKFDRHIRKMRKIYGHRRKLLLESLTESFGDEWTAYGDCAGLHVAIDFPGMKFDEAFKNRCLKKGIYITTVENHCIEKGRHQSKLLIGYGHLEPDEIKRGIALLSDIIKE, from the coding sequence ATGTTAGGAATCCAATTAAATCGGAAAAGTGAGTTAAAGTTATGGCGTCAAATCTATCGGTTTATGAAAGAGTTGATGTTAGCAGGGAAATTAAAGGCAGGGGAAGCGGTACCGTCAACACGGGAACTGGCAAAGGAATTGAATGTTTCCCGCAATACTGTTTGCGAGGCCTATGATATGCTGATTTCAGAAGGTTACCTAATAAGCAGCCAGGGAACTTTTACGAGGGTTGCCGACAACTTATGTATGGAATCGGCTATACCGACGATATCTCCAAAAATAAAAAGACGACCGGATCGGCCGATTGCCGTAAGCTTTCGAACGGGCAGACCAGACTTAAATCAGTTTCCCAGATTCCTTTGGCAGCAGCTGCTTCATAAGGCTTCCGGCGAGATTTCTCTTGATGCTTTTGGTTATGCAGGTCCCCAGGGATTACCTGAACTTCGGGAAGAAATTGCAGCATGGCTGTTTCGAAGCCGCGGACTTGAGATTTTGCCGGATAATATCTTTATTACTGCAGGTGCAACGCATGGTCTGCATATTGCCGCCGATATCTTATGCAGGAACAGCAAAAATATATTAATAGAAGACCCTTGTCATGTTGGAATGCTCGGAACCTTTATAAACAAAGGCTGCGCCATTGTTCCCATACCGGTTGATGCAAAAGGCATGCAGACAGATCATCTATCAAAGTGCGGTAGTACAGGTCCTATCTATGTTACACCATCTCACCAGTTCCCATTGGGCGGAATTCTTCCGGCAACGCGCCGCGCTGAACTGATTCGTTTTGCCAGGGAAAACGATCTTTATATTATCGAAGATGATTACGACAGCGAATTCCGGTATGGCGGAGAATCTGTTGCTCCACTGTATACAATGGACCCACAGCGTGTAATATATGTCGGTACCTTCAGCAAAACTGTTTTTCCGGCCTTGCGAATCGGTTACGTCATTTTACCTAATCAACTCCAAAAGCGCTGGCATGAACTGCGTACACATACCGACGTACAAAATCCGCCCTTTGAGCAGGCGGCTTTGGCTGAATTTTTAAGATCAGGGAAGTTTGACAGACACATCCGGAAAATGCGCAAAATTTACGGTCACCGTCGAAAGCTGTTGTTGGAATCGCTGACAGAATCCTTTGGAGACGAATGGACTGCCTATGGTGATTGTGCCGGGCTGCATGTTGCTATTGATTTTCCGGGGATGAAGTTTGATGAAGCCTTTAAAAACAGATGCCTGAAAAAGGGGATATATATTACTACGGTAGAAAATCATTGTATAGAAAAAGGCCGGCATCAAAGCAAACTGCTAATCGGATATGGACATCTGGAACCTGATGAAATCAAAAGGGGGATCGCTCTATTGTCTGATATTATAAAGGAGTAA
- a CDS encoding phage holin family protein: MITLPASLLTLGLFSFIVNAWTIMIADHFVTNISMGGFLNSLLAAIIIVIFHNLLKDRNKIC; the protein is encoded by the coding sequence TTGATTACATTACCGGCCAGTCTGCTTACCTTGGGATTATTCAGTTTTATTGTGAATGCCTGGACGATTATGATCGCAGATCATTTTGTAACAAATATAAGCATGGGAGGATTTCTTAATTCACTGCTTGCCGCTATCATCATCGTTATCTTTCACAATCTGCTCAAGGATAGGAATAAGATATGTTAA
- a CDS encoding SHOCT-like domain-containing protein: MSEQQKILEMIEKGQITAAEGMELLEALNVTKEEEAIQQIEAVTTRRNYKFLKVKVTSDNNSVNVNVNVPIRLLTTISEVADKMTTMVPADARREMEAKGIDISSIDFAKIIEEIINGTLDDPNIVDVEAWDESHNAMVKVRVYVD, translated from the coding sequence ATGAGCGAACAACAAAAAATATTGGAAATGATAGAAAAAGGGCAGATTACTGCTGCCGAGGGTATGGAACTTTTGGAAGCTTTGAATGTAACTAAGGAAGAGGAAGCAATTCAGCAGATTGAAGCCGTAACAACAAGACGTAACTATAAGTTCCTTAAAGTTAAGGTTACATCGGATAACAATTCCGTTAATGTTAATGTCAATGTGCCTATACGTCTGCTTACTACAATCAGTGAAGTTGCTGATAAGATGACTACTATGGTTCCTGCGGATGCCAGAAGAGAGATGGAAGCAAAAGGAATCGATATTTCCAGCATCGATTTTGCCAAAATAATCGAGGAGATCATAAACGGCACTTTGGATGACCCTAATATCGTTGATGTGGAGGCCTGGGATGAAAGCCATAATGCGATGGTAAAGGTGAGAGTATATGTCGATTAA
- a CDS encoding DUF2089 domain-containing protein, which yields MKYKAPGKCPVCGEKLSITKLGCPKCSTAIEGDFQPCEFCRLPEEDLEFVKIFIKCRGNIKDVEKELGISYPTVRGKLDTVIRGLGYEVSSKELIKENEDKTAARNEILDQLSKGEISPKDAAERIKNL from the coding sequence ATGAAATACAAAGCTCCGGGTAAATGTCCCGTATGCGGTGAAAAACTTTCCATAACCAAGCTCGGCTGTCCAAAGTGTTCCACTGCCATTGAAGGTGATTTCCAGCCTTGTGAATTCTGCCGTCTTCCGGAAGAAGATCTTGAGTTTGTCAAGATATTCATAAAATGTCGCGGTAATATCAAGGATGTCGAGAAGGAGCTGGGGATATCTTATCCCACTGTGCGCGGTAAGCTGGATACGGTCATAAGAGGTCTTGGATATGAAGTATCATCAAAGGAACTGATAAAGGAAAATGAAGATAAAACAGCTGCCAGGAATGAGATTCTTGACCAGTTATCAAAGGGTGAAATTTCTCCGAAAGATGCAGCGGAACGTATTAAAAATTTATAA
- a CDS encoding DEAD/DEAH box helicase: protein MQFKELNVIPSILKALEKENYTVPTPIQEKAIPCILSGRDLIGCAQTGTGKTAAFAIPTLQLLSEDKASGTVERKIRALIVTPTRELALQIYESFCTYGKYTKLRSCVIFGGVSQKPQEEHLQQGVDILVATPGRLNDLINQKKIDLKFLKIFILDEADRMLDMGFINDIKKIIAKIPVNKQTLLFSATMPADVAKLSNDMLRNPAKIEITPVSSTVDAIEQYVYYVDKNNKKNLLVHLLKDKTIVSALVFTRTKHGADRIIRQLSRNNVPAQAIHGDKSQGARQSALNNFKNKKLRILVATDIAARGIDIDELSHVINYDLPDVPETYVHRIGRTGRAGLGGIAISFCDFDEKEQLADIEKLIKKRLNEVKDHPYPLVNNFPAPKTTQPRGGKKASSHTSTGQAVSKQTGTFPDKKHRMAENGTLKEKRSSLKFSKKGKKRDR from the coding sequence ATGCAATTTAAAGAATTAAATGTTATACCTTCCATTTTAAAGGCTTTAGAGAAAGAAAATTATACAGTTCCGACACCGATACAGGAAAAAGCAATACCTTGCATTTTAAGCGGCAGAGATTTAATCGGATGTGCGCAGACCGGTACCGGAAAGACAGCAGCATTTGCAATACCAACGCTGCAACTGCTCAGTGAAGATAAAGCTTCCGGAACAGTGGAACGTAAAATACGGGCTCTGATTGTAACGCCGACCAGAGAACTGGCGCTTCAGATTTATGAAAGCTTTTGTACCTATGGTAAATATACCAAATTAAGATCCTGCGTAATTTTTGGCGGTGTATCACAAAAACCACAGGAGGAGCATTTACAACAAGGTGTGGATATCCTTGTAGCGACACCCGGCAGATTGAATGATTTAATCAATCAAAAAAAGATCGATTTAAAATTTCTAAAAATATTTATATTAGATGAAGCTGACCGTATGTTGGATATGGGATTTATTAATGATATCAAAAAAATAATAGCCAAAATACCGGTAAACAAGCAAACCTTGCTTTTTTCAGCCACCATGCCGGCTGACGTTGCGAAGCTGTCAAATGATATGCTCAGGAATCCTGCCAAAATTGAAATCACACCGGTATCATCAACCGTGGATGCCATAGAACAGTATGTGTACTATGTGGATAAAAATAATAAGAAGAATCTATTGGTACACTTGTTAAAAGATAAGACCATAGTATCAGCGCTGGTATTTACCCGTACCAAGCATGGCGCCGACCGGATTATTCGGCAATTATCAAGGAATAATGTGCCGGCACAAGCAATCCATGGCGATAAATCCCAGGGAGCACGCCAAAGTGCTTTAAATAATTTTAAAAACAAAAAGTTAAGGATATTGGTTGCAACGGATATCGCGGCAAGAGGAATTGACATCGATGAATTATCTCATGTTATTAATTATGATCTGCCCGATGTACCTGAAACTTATGTGCATCGTATCGGACGGACCGGACGTGCCGGACTTGGCGGCATAGCAATTTCTTTCTGTGATTTCGATGAGAAAGAGCAGCTTGCAGATATAGAAAAGCTGATTAAAAAGCGATTAAATGAGGTTAAAGATCATCCATACCCATTAGTGAATAATTTTCCGGCGCCAAAAACCACACAGCCAAGGGGCGGTAAAAAGGCTTCATCACATACAAGTACCGGACAAGCTGTTTCTAAACAAACAGGGACTTTCCCTGATAAAAAGCATCGAATGGCTGAAAACGGTACTCTGAAAGAGAAGAGAAGTTCTTTGAAATTTTCAAAAAAAGGTAAAAAAAGAGACCGATAA
- a CDS encoding DUF1456 family protein, whose protein sequence is MNNNDILIRLRYALDIKDTDMVEIFRLGGVTVTKEELQRMLSKPENNSNIDSEDEFIAADDMKNCNNYMLESFLNGFIIFKRGKQELQPGQTQKQVFMINNNKAVNNVFLKKVKIALSLTGEDMLDILNDAGANLSNSELSAVLRREGQRNYKECGDRYVRKFLKGLAIRYRNK, encoded by the coding sequence ATGAATAACAACGATATATTAATAAGATTAAGGTATGCTCTGGATATCAAGGATACAGATATGGTGGAAATTTTCAGACTGGGCGGAGTAACTGTAACGAAAGAAGAACTTCAAAGAATGCTGTCAAAGCCTGAAAACAATAGTAATATTGATTCAGAGGATGAGTTTATCGCTGCTGATGATATGAAAAATTGTAATAACTATATGCTGGAGTCTTTTTTAAATGGTTTTATTATTTTCAAAAGAGGAAAACAAGAATTGCAACCGGGGCAGACACAGAAGCAGGTCTTTATGATTAATAATAACAAAGCTGTAAATAATGTTTTTCTGAAGAAAGTAAAAATCGCACTGTCTCTTACCGGTGAGGACATGCTTGATATATTAAACGATGCCGGAGCTAATTTGTCAAACAGTGAATTAAGTGCAGTATTACGCAGAGAAGGACAGCGCAATTATAAGGAATGCGGCGATCGATATGTACGAAAATTTCTGAAGGGTTTGGCAATCAGATACAGGAATAAGTAA
- a CDS encoding DEAD/DEAH box helicase: MDIGSFHDYMLSEDIVKALSGLEYNIPTEVQNRVIPSALEKNDLIVKARTGSGKTAAYAIPICELVEWLENKPQALILVPTRELAVQIKDDFTNIGRFKRVKASAIYGRHQFSIEKAELKQKTHVVVGTPGRVMDHIIKGTLTLSKINYLVIDEADRMFDMGFTDQVEAIMEELPEERMTMLFSATMSDEVKNISNYMRNPVNIDVSEADIMTADTDHFLYVTKEEDKFELLTDVMIIENPDSCIIFCSTKDRVDMVCDCLEDLGYPCNKLHGGMEQKDRLSAMMRFKRGEYRYLIATDVAARGIDIENISLVINYDIPLDRENYVHRTGRTGRAGQKGKALSFVVPAQTRYLHDIEELIGFKIQEMPKPDKEEVSVHKPSFDEKMNMSPRIKKMKGDQLNKEIMKLRFGGGKKKKLRATNFVGVISNLEGVEAQDIGIIAIQDTLTYVEILNGKGPLVLEAMKNTRINGKLLKVTKVKDKI; this comes from the coding sequence ATGGATATTGGAAGTTTTCATGATTATATGCTCAGTGAGGATATTGTAAAGGCACTTAGTGGACTGGAGTATAATATACCTACGGAAGTACAGAATAGGGTCATTCCATCCGCTTTAGAAAAAAACGACCTTATCGTTAAGGCACGGACAGGCAGTGGAAAAACTGCCGCATACGCAATTCCGATTTGTGAATTAGTCGAATGGCTTGAAAACAAACCACAAGCGCTTATCTTAGTTCCAACAAGGGAGCTCGCTGTTCAAATAAAAGATGATTTTACAAATATAGGCAGATTTAAACGAGTAAAAGCATCTGCAATCTATGGAAGACATCAATTTTCTATCGAGAAAGCAGAGTTGAAACAGAAAACGCACGTAGTTGTTGGTACGCCGGGGCGTGTCATGGATCACATAATCAAAGGCACCTTAACCTTAAGTAAGATCAATTACTTAGTCATTGATGAAGCCGATAGAATGTTTGATATGGGATTTACCGATCAGGTGGAAGCGATTATGGAAGAACTGCCTGAGGAACGGATGACAATGTTGTTTTCTGCTACCATGTCCGATGAAGTAAAAAATATATCAAATTACATGAGAAACCCTGTCAATATAGATGTCAGCGAGGCCGATATCATGACAGCTGATACTGATCATTTTCTTTATGTTACGAAGGAAGAAGATAAATTCGAATTACTTACCGATGTTATGATTATTGAAAATCCGGATAGCTGTATTATCTTTTGCAGTACAAAGGACCGGGTGGATATGGTATGTGATTGTCTGGAGGATTTGGGCTATCCCTGTAATAAATTGCACGGAGGCATGGAACAGAAAGATCGGCTGTCTGCAATGATGCGCTTTAAAAGGGGAGAATACCGCTATTTGATAGCTACAGATGTAGCAGCAAGGGGGATAGATATAGAGAATATTTCCCTGGTCATTAATTATGATATTCCCCTGGATAGAGAAAACTATGTCCACCGTACGGGAAGAACAGGGCGTGCAGGTCAAAAAGGGAAAGCCCTTTCCTTTGTGGTTCCGGCACAAACCAGATATCTGCATGATATCGAAGAGCTGATCGGATTTAAAATTCAGGAAATGCCGAAGCCTGACAAAGAGGAGGTGTCTGTTCACAAACCATCCTTTGACGAAAAAATGAATATGTCTCCCCGGATTAAAAAAATGAAAGGTGATCAATTAAATAAGGAGATAATGAAGCTGCGATTTGGCGGCGGGAAAAAAAAGAAGCTCAGAGCAACCAATTTTGTTGGAGTCATATCCAATCTGGAAGGTGTAGAGGCCCAGGACATTGGAATAATAGCCATTCAAGATACCCTTACCTATGTAGAAATATTAAACGGTAAAGGCCCTTTGGTACTGGAAGCAATGAAAAATACAAGGATTAACGGTAAGCTATTGAAGGTAACAAAGGTAAAAGATAAAATTTAA